A genomic segment from Gracilinanus agilis isolate LMUSP501 chromosome 1, AgileGrace, whole genome shotgun sequence encodes:
- the LOC123231054 gene encoding phosphoglycerate kinase 1-like, whose amino-acid sequence MSLSNKLTLDKVDLKGKRVIMRVDFNVPMKNKEITNNQRIKAALPSINYCLDNGAKSVVLMSHLGRPDGIPMPEKYSLEPVAVELKALMGKDVLFLNDCVGPEVEKACANPTNDSIILLENLRFHVEEEGKGKDASGNKIKADPAKVEAFQASLSKLGDIYVNDAFGTAHRAHSSMVGVNLPQKASGFLMKKELTYFAKALESPERPFLAILGGAKVADKIQLINNMLDKVNEMIIGGGMGFTFLKVLNNMEIGTSLFDEEGAKIVKDLMAKAEKNGVKITLPVDFVTADKFDENAKTGQATLASGIPAGWMGLDCGPESSKKYAEAVGRAKQIVWNGPVGVFEWESFARGTKELMNNVVEATSRGCITIIGGGDTATCCAKWDTEDKVSHVSTGGGASLELLEGKILPGVAALSSV is encoded by the coding sequence ATGTCCCTTTCTAACAAACTGACCTTGGACAAAGTGGACCTGAAGGGGAAAAGAGTCATCATGAGAGTGGATTTTAATGTTCCCATGAAGAACAAAGAGATAACTAACAATCAGAGAATCAAAGCTGCTCTTCCTAGCATCAACTACTGTTTGGATAATGGAGCCAAGTCTGTTGTTCTAATGAGCCACTTGGGCCGGCCTGATGGTATCCCCATGCCTGAAAAGTATTCTTTGGAGCCAGTGGCTGTGGAGCTCAAAGCCTTGATGGGCAAAGATGTTCTGTTTCTGAATGACTGTGTGGGTCCAGAAGTAGAGAAAGCCTGTGCTAACCCAACTAATGATTCCATCATTTTGCTAGAGAATCTCCGCTTCCATgtagaagaagaagggaaaggcaaAGATGCTTCTGGGAACAAGATCAAAGCGGATCCAGCCAAAGTAGAAGCCTTCCAAGCTTCCCTCTCCAAGCTGGGGGATATCTATGTAAATGATGCTTTTGGTACTGCTCACCGTGCCCACAGTTCCATGGTGGGAGTGAATCTGCCCCAGAAAGCAAGTGGTTTCCTCATGAAGAAGGAGCTGACTTATTTTGCCAAGGCCCTGGAGAGCCCAGAGAGGCCCTTCTTAGCCATCTTGGGTGGAGCTAAAGTGGCAGACAAGATCCAGCTGATTAACAATATGCTAGACAAAGTCAATGAGATGATCATTGGTGGTGGGATGGGTTTCACCTTCCTCAAGGTGCTCAACAACATGGAGATTGGAACTTCTCTTTTTGATGAAGAGGGTGCCAAGATTGTCAAAGACCTGATGGCCAAGGCTGAAAAGAATGGTGTCAAGATCACTTTGCCTGTTGACTTTGTCACAGCAGACAAGTTTGATGAGAATGCCAAGACTGGCCAAGCCACCTTGGCCTCTGGCATCCCTGCTGGATGGATGGGTTTGGACTGTggccctgagagcagcaagaagtatGCAGAAGCTGTGGGCCGGGCCAAACAGATTGTGTGGAATGGGCCTGTTGGAGTATTTGAGTGGGAATCCTTTGCACGGGGAACCAAAGAGCTAATGAACAATGTGGTGGAGGCCACCAGCAGGGGCTGCATCACTATAATAGGTGGTGGGGATACTGCCACTTGCTGTGCCAAATGGGACACTGAGGACAAAGTCAGCCATGTGAGCACTGGGGGTGGTGCCAGTCTGGAGCTGCTGGAGGGCAAAATCCTCCCTG